CGCCCCGACACCGTGGTGGACCCCGACGAACGGGTCTCCCCCGAGGGCGCCGAAGCGGAACCGACCGCGACGGGAGGCCGGCCGTGAGGGTCGTCGCCGCCGGGCTCAACATCGACGGGGACGCGCTCCGGGAGCTTCGCGAGGCCGCGGCCCGCCTCCGGGGGCACCTCGGGCGGGACGAGGCGCCTCCCCCGGACCTCCTGGCGCACCTGGCCGCTTTCGCCGACCGGGAGGACCTCACCCCCGAGACCCTCTCCGCCGCCTACGCCCGCATCAGCCGCGACCCCCGCCCCGTCGACGCGCTGCGGCGGGACGCCCGCGCCTCGGTCGCGAAGGCCCGGCGCTCCAACGAGACCATCGTCTTCGGCCTGGGCCACGCCTCCGTGGCGGAACACGCCGTCTTCAACGTGGACGTCCTCGGCCTCAGCCGCCTGGCGGCCGAGTTCGTCGAGCACTACCGCCTCGCCTCCTTCACCGAGAAGTCGCAGCGCTACGTCACCCTCCGGGGTGACTTCGTGGTTCCCGCCGAAGTCACCGGGACCGCGCTCGAGGTTGATTTCCGGGAGATCGTCCGCCGTCAGACGGAGCTTTACCTCCGCCTGTACGAGGCGCTGAAACCCCGTTTCGAGGCCGAACACCCCGACATGGCCGCCCGGGCGGACGGGCGCCGGACCCTGGACGGCTGGGCCAAGGAGGACGCCCGGTACGCCCTCAGCCTCGCGGTGGAGACCCAGCTCGGGATGACCGTCAACGCCCGCACCGTCGAGCGGATGGTCCGCGACGCCGCCGGCCACCCCCTGGCGGAGGTCCGGGCCTTCGGGGAAGCCCTCCTCGGCGCGCTGCACCCCCACGCCCCCTCCCTCATCCGCTACACCCGCCCCGGGCCCTGCCAGGCGGAAGGGCTCCCGGCCCTGCGCGCCGCCGCCGCCGAACAGTTCCGGCGCTTTCTTTCCTCACCCGCCGCAGCGACGCCGGAAAGCCATTCCCCTTCCCAACCCGCCCAGGCTGAACCGGGCCGGGCCGACGCCACCCGGTTCTCCCCCGCGGGCTCCCTCGCCTGCTCCGTTCCCCCTTCTCGGGAAGACCCCTTCGAGTGCCGCATCGTCGGCCTGCAGGGAAGCGAGGCCGACGTCTTCGCCGCCCTGGCCTTCGCGTCCGCGGCCGCCCCCTGTCCGCCGCCGCCGGTCGTCCTCCCCCCCTCCCCCCGGGAACCCCACGACTCCCCTCCTTCCCATAGTTCCCATGACTCCCATAACTCTCATAACTCCCATGACTCCCCGCTCTTCACCCGATTCTCCGAAGCCCTCGCCTGGGCCGAGACCCTCGACGACCCGGCGAAGACCGGCCTCCTCCGCCCCCTGGTTCGCACGATGGAACCCTGGGACGCCCCGCCGCGGGCCTTCGAGCACGCGGGGGCCGCGGTGGAGTGCACGGTGAGCGCCTCCTGCTTCGCCCAGTTGAAGCGGCACCGCATGGGGAGCCTCCTCTGCCGGCCGTACGAACCCGCCCTGGGGTTCACCGTCCCCCCGTCGGTGGAGGGAGCCGGCTTGCGCGACGACCTCCTGGCCGTCGCCCGCCTGGCGGAAGAGACGGCGGGGCGCATCGCCGAACGCCACCCGGAAGCTGCGGCCTACCTCCTGGCCAACGGCCACCGCCGCCGCCTGGTGTTCTCCGCCAACCTCCGGGAGTGGCACCACTTCATGCGCCTGCGCCTTGACGCCCACGCCCAGTGGGAGATCCGGGACCTGGCCGGGCGGATCGCCGCGCTGCTGCGGGGCCCCTTCCCCGTCCTCGCCCGCCTCTTCGCCGGCAAGGACCGCTGGCCCGCCGTCCGGGACAGGTTCTGAAACGGTACGCGCGCCGAGCCGAGGCGCGCGCTGACCCATAGGCCTCACCACTCCCTTGGCCCACGCCCCAACCCGAGCGCCGGGCTCGGCTCGCCCGGCGTACCGTACGCGCGCCGAGCCGAGGCGCGCGCTGACCCATAGGCCTCATCACTCCCTTGGCCCACGCCCCAACCCGAGCGCCGGGCTCGGCTCGCCCGGCGTACCGTACGCGCGCCGAGCCGAGGCGCGCGCTGACCAAAAGGTCACGGCACATCCCATGGCCCCTGCCTCGGCCATTGCCCCACGCCTCCACCCTTCCACGCGCCACTGCCCTTGCGCCGGGCTCGGCTCGCCCGGCGTACTGCATCGGGCTCGGCTCGCCCGGCGTACTGCATCGGGCTCGGCTCGCCCGGCGTACCCTTGCCGAGAAAAGCCATGCGGAAGCCATCACGCCGTGTATAATGAGGGGTCGCGAGATCAGTTCTGGAGGTGTGCCCATGACAAACATCCGCCGGATGACCCTTCCCGCGGGGACGGCCCGCACCCTGCTGCTGCCCCTTCTTTTCCTCGGCCTGGCGGCGACCGCCCTCGCCGGCACGGTCCCGGGCGGCGGGCCCGCCGTGCCCGACTACTCCCTCGCCGCCCGGAAGGACGTTCCCGTGGAGTACACCTGGAAGCTCGAGGACCTCTACGCCACCCCCGAGGACTGGAAAGCCGACCTGGCGTCCGCGCGGAAGCTCATGGGCGACCTCGACGGGGCGTCCCGGGACTGGAACGGCTCCGCAAAGGGAATGCTGGCGCTCCTGGACCTCCTGAACACCCTCCGGATGAAGCTGGAGCGGCTCCACTCCTACGCCAGCCACCACAGCAACGCCGACCTCGAGGACCCCGTCTACCAGGGGATGAAGGGCGAACTCACCACGCTCCGCGCCGACCTGGGCGCGAAGACCGCCTTCCTGGCCGACGACGTCCTGAAGCTGGGGGCCGAGAAATTCGAGGCGTTCGCCAGGGACGAGCCCCGCCTCCAGCCCTACCGCTTCGGGATCCGGGAAATCCTGCGGGGCCGCGACCACGTCCTCCCCCCCGCCCAGCAGGAGATCGTCGCCCTCACGGCCCTGTTCTCGGGATCGTTCGAGAAGGCCTCGTCCATCCTCAACGACGTGGAAATCCCCCCGGCGCCCCTCAAGCTCTCCGACGGGCGCGACGTCTCGCTGAACTACGCCACGTACTTCAAGCTCCGGGGCGGCGACAGGCCCGAGGACCGGCTGGCGGTGATGACGGCCTTCCTGGACAACCAGCGGAAGTTCGAATCCACCAACGCCGCCCTGCTGGACGGCTCCACCAAGCAGCACTATTTCAAGGCCCGGGCCCACAAGTTCCCCACCTGCCTGGAGAGCCGCCTGTTCCGGGACAACATCAGCCCCGGGGTCTACCACCAGCTCATTCGCTCGGTCCGGGAGAACCTGTCGCCGCTGCACCGCTACATCACCCTCAAGAAGAAGATTCTCGGGCTCCCGGTCTTCCGGTACCCCGACCTCTTCGCCAACGCCGTGCCCGCCGTGGAAAAAACCTACGCCTGGGACGAGGCGAAGGGCCTCTGCACCGCGTGCATGAAACCCCTGGGCCCCGAGTACCAGGCCGTCCTGGAGAAGGCCTTCTCCCAGCGCTGGATCGACCGCTACCCCAACAAGGGGAAGGAGTCCGGCGCCTACTCCGAGGGGTGCTACGGCGTGCACCCCTTCGTCAAGATGAACTACGACGGGTCTTACGACAGCCTCTCCACCCTCGCCCACGAACTGGGGCACGCCCTGCACTCCGACTTCTCCTGCCGGGCCCAGCACTTCACCAACGCCGACTACCCCACCTTCCTGGCGGAGGTGGCCTCCACCTTCAACGAGAACCTCCTGGTCCAGCACGTGCTCCAGACGGAGACGGACGACCGGTTCAAGCTCTACGTCCTGGACCGCTACCTCGACCGGGTCCGCTCCACCCTCTACCGGCAGACCCTCTTCGCCGAGTTCGAGCTGCTCATGCACCAGCGCGTGGAAGAGGGCAAGACCCTGACGGCCGACTGGCTGGACGAGACCTACCTCCGGCTGACCCGCGAGTATTACGGCCACGAGACGGGGGTGTGCGAGATCGGCGAGTACCTGTCCTGCGAATGGGACTTCGTCCCCCACTTCTACCTGGACTTCTACGTCTTCCAGTACAGCACGGGGATCATCG
The sequence above is a segment of the Acidobacteriota bacterium genome. Coding sequences within it:
- the pepF gene encoding oligoendopeptidase F gives rise to the protein MTNIRRMTLPAGTARTLLLPLLFLGLAATALAGTVPGGGPAVPDYSLAARKDVPVEYTWKLEDLYATPEDWKADLASARKLMGDLDGASRDWNGSAKGMLALLDLLNTLRMKLERLHSYASHHSNADLEDPVYQGMKGELTTLRADLGAKTAFLADDVLKLGAEKFEAFARDEPRLQPYRFGIREILRGRDHVLPPAQQEIVALTALFSGSFEKASSILNDVEIPPAPLKLSDGRDVSLNYATYFKLRGGDRPEDRLAVMTAFLDNQRKFESTNAALLDGSTKQHYFKARAHKFPTCLESRLFRDNISPGVYHQLIRSVRENLSPLHRYITLKKKILGLPVFRYPDLFANAVPAVEKTYAWDEAKGLCTACMKPLGPEYQAVLEKAFSQRWIDRYPNKGKESGAYSEGCYGVHPFVKMNYDGSYDSLSTLAHELGHALHSDFSCRAQHFTNADYPTFLAEVASTFNENLLVQHVLQTETDDRFKLYVLDRYLDRVRSTLYRQTLFAEFELLMHQRVEEGKTLTADWLDETYLRLTREYYGHETGVCEIGEYLSCEWDFVPHFYLDFYVFQYSTGIIASMALADGVLHGGAAERDRYLDFLRAGGSDHPLAILKKAGVDMSGPQPYEAALKRFDDLVSEMEKIVERLKK
- a CDS encoding FAD-dependent thymidylate synthase — translated: MRVVAAGLNIDGDALRELREAAARLRGHLGRDEAPPPDLLAHLAAFADREDLTPETLSAAYARISRDPRPVDALRRDARASVAKARRSNETIVFGLGHASVAEHAVFNVDVLGLSRLAAEFVEHYRLASFTEKSQRYVTLRGDFVVPAEVTGTALEVDFREIVRRQTELYLRLYEALKPRFEAEHPDMAARADGRRTLDGWAKEDARYALSLAVETQLGMTVNARTVERMVRDAAGHPLAEVRAFGEALLGALHPHAPSLIRYTRPGPCQAEGLPALRAAAAEQFRRFLSSPAAATPESHSPSQPAQAEPGRADATRFSPAGSLACSVPPSREDPFECRIVGLQGSEADVFAALAFASAAAPCPPPPVVLPPSPREPHDSPPSHSSHDSHNSHNSHDSPLFTRFSEALAWAETLDDPAKTGLLRPLVRTMEPWDAPPRAFEHAGAAVECTVSASCFAQLKRHRMGSLLCRPYEPALGFTVPPSVEGAGLRDDLLAVARLAEETAGRIAERHPEAAAYLLANGHRRRLVFSANLREWHHFMRLRLDAHAQWEIRDLAGRIAALLRGPFPVLARLFAGKDRWPAVRDRF